The genomic window CCCACCCAGAAGACCTTAGAAGTCTCTTCCCCAATTAGGAAAATGAATACATTTCATTCTGGGATaagggataaaaaagagaaatctcccCAAAGACTGGATCCCCTCCCCCTACAACACAGTCCTCTCCCCTGATGGGCTGTCTGCCAGGGGTGAAATCATTTCCCAGGTGGGTTTCCAAAGTCACCCACAAATGTCCCCAGAGCCCCTGGCCACAGCTCCAAAAACAGCTGGAGTCAATCCTGGGGAGTGAAGGAGGTAattaaagggggggaggggagcttTTCCCCCCTCTCCAGCGGGTGCCTGGGGCTGCGGGAGGGTCGGGGAGGTCAGAggtagagaggaaggaggagtCGGTAGAGGTGAAGACAacagaagcaaggaaagaaggcGCCAGGGGAGCCGGAGTGGGTCCCAGGACAGCTCCCTCCTTGCTCCACAGGGGCTGTTGCCACCGAACGGAGGGTAAGTGAGCAGGGCAAACTTTTCCGAGGCTGGAAGAGATGAGccgagaggagagagaagaaagggagagccTGAAGCCTTGCTTCCCCCCGGAGCCCCCCCTTACCATCTCCTTGCGGAGCAGAGCCAGGGCGGCGTCCAGGTTGGGGGGCTTGGGAAGCAGCGCCGCCGtccgccccccgccgccgccgccgcagccccCTGCCCCTCCGCGGCTCAGCTCGTCCTGGATGCGGGACTTCTGGGTGTACAGTCGCTCCAGGTGCCGCCAGCCCCCGGACGCGCCCCCTCCGGACGAGGAGTTCAGCAGCCCGCTCAGGCTCTTGGGCAGGGGAGGCAGCCCGTCCACTCGCAGTCCCCGCACCGCGCTGTTGCTGCTGCTCCCGCCCGCGCTCTCGGCCGGCCCCGAGCCGCTCACCCCGGCCATAGCCCAGCACGCGCGCCAGCACACGCCCAGCGGCCGGCTCCGACTCGGGCTCCAGCCCCGATCCGACCGCGGCCCCAGACTGAATCCAGAGGGACAGGCTCACCCGGGCCCGCCCCCTTCCCCGGCCCCCGGCCTGCTCCGCCCACTTCCCTTTCCCCGCTTCGGGCCTCTggctctccctctctcctcaggcttccccttcctctccctcctctccaagCTGGGTCCTCGCCgtcctccctcctctcccataACTACCTCACTTCAACTCTAGTTCTCTTTGCGCCGAGGCTTCGGAGAGCAGGGCTCTAGTAGGAGGCGGgatcccctcccctgccctcccctcccctcccctccgcCCAACAAGtagttattaagcacctacctaCTATAAGTAAGGTGATGAGGATCCAAAGACCGAAATACAATAAGCTCTCCCTCCAAGTGCCTTCATTCTCCTGGGGACAGAGAATATAGACCTATATGCTATACATGGAAATTTTTCCATCCCAATAGAATAAGCATATTTCACTGCATGGATATAGAGTATTCATAGAGAGATAAACaatgaaatacaaataataaCAGTCCTTTCCGGGGAGGGGGGGACGCTAGTAACTGAAGGAGTCCCAgattgaaaaaagagagagagtgaaggAGTGGAAAATATAGCACGACTTTTAAGGAATCAGCTAATAGCCTATAAATTTCTCCTGATGGAAGTTCCAGTCATGGGTAATTAAGGCTCCTACTCGTGGTAGGTGGAATGATTAGTTGATAGTCTTAATTTCAGGTCTGCACAATCACAATTCAGGAAAAAAGTTTCTATTCTCAACcccagagaggaaaagaagacagTAGAACCTTTTAAAAATCTACATCTGCACATGTGATCAcaacctcttctttctctagaaacccccaagtcaaagacaGCTGTCACTGCTTCAGTTCAATTTAACTAACATGTTATATGTAAGGAAATGTGCAAAGGCTGCTGATACTAAAACAATATGATCCCCAGAGAAGGGGAATCACTACATGTGAAGCCCTCAGTAAGtacagtaaatatatatatatatatatatatatatatatatatatatatattcaaaataattcagTTATTTCAGAAGGAAGAAAGTCAGGGATGTTTTGTTTACTTGTAGAAGGGACCAGGCAAATTAAAAGTGAAGAAGAGAGAGGGTCTTTAAAGACTTTAGAGACAGGACTCTCACTCTCTTCCCATCAGTTGAAAGTGCCAAACCTAAGGCTTTCCTTCCACGTACCCATATATTCATAGGTAGGACAGAAAATCCTAAAGTTCATGCTCATCTTAAATCCAAATTATATTCAAGCAAAAGATACAGACACAAAAAACTAAAGTTCAGTCATACACAGCAGGTCTCCCTGACCTTTaatgaaaactttaaatattCAGTTATATGAGCACCAGCCAAGAAAAGCACCCTGCCCActtttaaaacttcaaaaaataaacattGGATAGAGTCTGGCACTGTACACAGGAGTAATTCAAAGTggaaataagaagaaagtgagagcTGGAAGTCATCTGTCAACTGTGAGATAAAATAAgtaggaaggacaaacattttcaGAGTCTCAACCCTGGGCCCTCCATGTGTTGGTTCCAGGAAAAGACCTGCAGCCATAAGCAGGCACTGTCTAAGATAATTTTCCTCTACCTATACTAGGAAGAAGAATACTTAGAGAAGTAAGTGGAAGGGAGTTAGCAGATAAAACACAGAAAGGGTTACGAATGGGGAAGAGTTTCAATGTAATCTTTCCCTCTTTGTAAAATCCAATTGCTGTAAATAcagattatcttctttttattccataaatatattaaaagagtGAATCAAAATCACTAGAACCTAATTGTTGTCATACTCTTCATACtcccattttgaattttcttggcaaatttgtcatttttctctagctaattttacagatgagaaactgaggcaaatagttgcCCAGGATCTCAAAGCTAGTGTCTGAAAATGGATTTAAGCTCACACAGACTCTCCTTCATTCCAAGCCTGGAACTTACCtggctttgaccatttatcctttgaccatttatccaagCACTCACCTCCCCTGAGTCTGGTTGAATTACTCTTaaattaatccaaattgaattgTAATATCTTTGACAAAGAAGGGGTTGAGTTTAAGAGATAATTACAAAACGAATAGCATAAAGTATAAGGATTCTGTTTAGTGCAGTTACATTAAATTTGTTTTACAATTGAAATAGTTAAATAAGAAAGTTTGTATCCTTTCcaaaaaaagcaacaaagaaCTGTAGACAGTGCCAGATTTAACAGTTACAAAGTTAAGTATCATCCCCTCAAGCTATCTTCCTACATATCATTATCCTTTGAAAGCTAAACTCTTAGAAAGTTTTAATGCTTGcattttcttccaccctttcaCTTCTCAATCCATTACAATAAACAAACTTCAATTCCCCAAACTCTGAAACTGATCTCCAAGTCAGTAAAGATCTCTcagtcttttctcagtctttcaCATCATCTTTCTAGGTTCTGATACCGATGACCACTTCTTCTTCTTAGTTATTTCCATGACAACACTCTGTCCTGGCTCTCTTCTGACCTGTCTGATTATTCCTTTACCATTTGTTGATTCATCATTCATCCAGTTTTCTAGGTACTGTGCTTTCCTGgtccctcttctctccatttACTCTTAGTGAGATTATTTGTTCTCACTGATTCTATTATCATCTCTAACTGAATGACTGAAATGTATAGAATCAGCTCTATTCTCTTCCCCAAACTCCATTACTACACTCAATCagtaaatcaataaatttatgtTCAGCAGTACGATTTccattcacctttttaaaaaatattttttcatccatatgcacatgtatatttttaagttacaaaatttctttctaccctttcttcctacccccctccctcagcagtgaacagtcaggttagcactgcacaatacatatttttgataaacatgtttacagattagtcatttttggtatgaggaattaggattaaggaaagatacataagagataatttttataaagtgttcatcatattgtgaagggttggtttttttgttttgtttttcttcctttggataggGAATAACACTGCCCATAGCCAGTCTATTATGGTTGTCCTAGCTATCTGAATTCCTGAAAGCAGCTgtatccatcaaggctgatcaacccACATTGTTGTTAacatgtacattgttttcttggttctgctccctttgttcagcatcagatcctgtaacttatTCCAGCCTTCTCTAGAATCtgcccatttatggtttcttatagaacaaacaTACTCCATGGCATTCATatttcataacttgtttagccattccccaattgatgggcatcccctcaatttccaattctgtgccactacaaaaagagctgctatgaatattttggaacatgtagaatgtttcctatttttttataatttcttctggatctagacctaggattggaattgctgggtcaaagggtatgaacagtttttttgctctttggacatagttccatattgctctccagaatggttgaatcagttcacaactccaccagcaatgcataatTGTCTCAATctccccacaacctctccaacactgatcattttcccttttgctcatcttggccaatctgataggtgtgaggtgatacctcattgtcattttaatttatatttctataatcaataatgatttggaacattttttatttgaatatatttaactttatttttttatttgaaaactatctatttatatcctttgaccatttatcaattgaagaatgacttgtaaccttataaatttgatgcaattctctacatattttaggaaatttttatCAGAACTTCTGGTTGTGAACATTGTTatccaactttctgctttccttctaatttcggcagcattgattttattagtgtaaaaacctttttaatttaatatagtaaaaatcattcattttatagtttataatgtactctaattcttgtttggtcataaatttatcccctttccataggtctgataaatagagtatttcttggtctattaatttatctatggtggtACCCTGAATGTCTAGatcctgttcccattttgaccttattttggtataggatatgagatgtgggtctatgcctagtttttgccatacttttttccagttttcccagaaatttttgtcaaatagtgaggtcttattccagaagctgatgtctttgggtttgtcaaataaaagattgctgtagtcatttactgtggtttcttttgaacctatcctaatccactgatccattgctttatttcttaatcagaaccaggcagttttgatgactgctactttacagtatagttttagatctggtagagctaggccaccttcttttactttttttttcatcagttcccttacaatccttttttttgctgcagataaattttgttactattttttctggctcagtaaaatagttatttggtagtttcattggtatgggaCTGAATGAGTAAtctaatttgggtagaattgtcatttttattatattagcttgatctaaccTTGATCaattgcatttttccaattattgaaatctgattttatttaggtgagaagtactttattattgtcttcatataatttctgggtttatctGGGTTtatcccaagtatttaatgttatctacagttattttaaatggaatttctctttctatctcttgttcttggactttgttgttcatataatagaaatgctgatgacttatgtgcatttattttatatactgctactttgttgaatttgttaattgtttcaaggagttttttagatgacttatcaggttctctaggtataccatcatatcatctgcaaagagtgagagttttgcttccttgttgactattgtgattttaatttctttttcttttcttattgctaaagcttgtatttctaatacaatattgaatagtaatagtgataatggtgatcttgtttcaaccctgattttattgggaaataATTCAAGTtgattcccattaaatataatatttgttaatggttttagagagatactgtttattattttaaggaaaactccattatactttctagtatttttattttattttattttatttagggggtttttttttttgcaaggcaaatggggttaactggcttgccccaggtcacacagctaggtaattattaagtgtctgaggatggatttgaactcaggtacacctgactccaggaccagtgctctatccaccgcaccacctagccacccctctagtatttttaataggaatgatgttgtattttatcaaaggctttttcagcatctattaatcatatgatttctgttggttttgctattgatacatttaattatgttgagtgttttcctaacattgaaccatccctgcctgcctgctataaatcctacctggtcatagtatattagcctagtaataatttgctgtagtctcattgctaaaattttgtttaagatttttgcatcaatattcattagggagattggtctgtaattttctttgttttaattcttcctggtttagttatcagctcCATCTTGGTCATAAAAGGAgcttggcagaactcctattttttaaaatagtttattgtagaataggaattaattgtaccttaaatgttttgtagaattcacttgtaaatccatctggacctggagacttttttttttagggagtttattgatagtttcttcaatttctttttctgaaatggggttatttaagtaatttatttcctctcctgttaatctgggcagtttgtattttgtaaatattcactcaggtcatccaatttattggcatacagtttggcaaagtacctccaaattatctctttaatttcctcctctttggtggttagttcacccttttcatttttgatactggtaatttggttatcttctttctttttgaaaaaacagattaatcaaaggttcatctattttataggctttttcataaaaccaactcttagttttatttataaaatcattggctttcttgctttccattttattaatctctcctttgattttcagaatttctaatttggtatttaattggggatctttaatttgctctttttctagcttttttaattggatacccaattcattgatctcctttctctattttattcatattggcatttagaaataaaaagtttCACCTCAAAACTGTCtcgactgcatcccataaatgttggtatgatatctcatttgtatcattttcttggatataattattgattatttctattatttgctgtttgatccatccattgtttaagataaaattatttaatttccaattagttcttggtttatctttccctgaccctttattacatgtaatttttattgcatcatggtctgagaagtgtgtatttattatttctgcctttctacatttgattttaaggtttttgtgccctagggcatggtcaattttgatgaaggtgccatgtactgccgagaaaaaggtATAATCTTTTCTGtccctattaagttttctccagagggctatcatatctaagtcttctaagatttcattcaccttcttaacttccatcttgtttattttgtgattagatttatctagttctgagagagggagattgaggtctcccattattaaaattttgctatctatgtttCCCTATAATTCacttagcttttcctctaggaatttggatgctataccagtagagtgcatacatgtttagtaatgatattgctttattaccaatggtgccttttaagatgtagtttccttccttattccttttaatgagattgatttttgcttttactttatgtGAGATCAGGATttctatccctgattttttttcctcagctgatgcataatatattttgctccaatcttttacctttaccctgtatgtataTCTCagcttcaaatttgtttcttataaacaatatattttaggattcaggtttttaatccattctgctctcagcttccattttatgggacaatttatcccattcacattaataGTTAAGATTATTGATTCTGTATTTTCCTCGGTGTCatgtttttccatttatatttttatcttttctcttattccttctcaccaaaattttactacctttcccctttgacttttcttttaaaaatttaactttcagttaattttcacttataccttcaccttcccttttgtCAGTCCCTTTTTACCTTTCCCTGCCCCACCTTCCCTGTAGgttagggtagatttttaaacccaagtgggaatatttcttattccctctctgggctgaatcaatttttttccttttttatggtttatttattttatattatcccaacatcttgtgaaagtaaatataacccaccccccaaaaaaaataagatagaaaaacctcaagaaaaatggagtaagaggggaaaaatcatacttcagtctgtgttcatttccattgactctgtctctgggatgagttgccttctttatcataagtccaccagagaagatgcttcaatattttttccccacagtcactattactagctgtgcttccttccattctattcctccccacttccatttattctattctctctcctttcaccccatccctgctcagaagtgtgttgtatctgattgcCCTCTCCCACATCTTGTCTCTCTGCTATCACCTACTCCCTACTCCTCTCCtgtcccccttatcccatccttttcctctcatttttctctagggtaagatagatttctataccctaataaatgtgtatgttatttcttcttcgagccatttccccttgccttccccccttttactctattgcaaaagattttcttgacttatgtaaaatatcttagcccatttttacctctcctttccctccctccctgtacTTTTATTTATCAACCATTGACTATATACTTTATTAAACCATTAGattcaactccctcctatgccttgtccatatatgctccttcaaattgctcttataagtgagaaggttcatatgaattatcaatatcttcttcccatgcaggaatatatagTTCAGCCTCATTAATgccctcataattagtccttctggtctatcctttctatgcttcacctgaatgcAGTACtaggagatcaaactttctgttcaggtcCAGTCATTTCAACAGTAAAGTtagaaagtcccttgtttcattaaaagttcatcttttcccctaaaagagaatgttcaattttgctgtgtagttgattctttgttgtaaaccaagctcttttgccttccagaatatcatattccaagtcctataaacccttaatgtagatgctgccaaatcccaTGGATTTCTGACTGTAGAGTTAcagtagctgaattgtttgtttctggtagcttgtagcattttctctttgtcttggtgTTTTggaatttcattattatattcctggtagtttttcttttgggatctctgtcaggaggtgattggtaggggcagctaggtggtgcagtggataaagtgccggccctggagtccggagtgcctgggttcaaatctggtcacagacacttaataattacctagctgtgtggccttgggcaagccacttaatcccatttgccttgcaaaaacctaaaaaaaaaaaggaggtgattggtggattccctcaatttctattttaccctctgcttgctgtatatttcttttttttttttgcaaggcaaatggggttaagtggcttgcccaaggacacatagctaggtaattattaagtgtctgaggcaagatttgaacccaggtactcctgactccagggctggtgctctatccactgtgccacctacccaccaCTGTATATTTCTTGAAAGctgaagcctaggctcttttcttggttaTGACATTCAGGtaatccagtaatttttaaatgatctctcctggatttgttttctaggtcagttgtttttccaatgagatatttcacattttcttctaatttttttgttctttggtattgttttattgtttcttgatctctcacaaagtcattagctccattctacaactgaaggagttattttcttcagagagcttttttatcttcttttccagctagccaattcttcttttcaaggcattcttctcctcatttgcattCTGGGCATTTGCCAATTGCATTTACCAATTggtctaaactgttttttttaattattaaagattttatttgagttttacaatatttttcccaatcttacttccctccccccccaccccccacagaaagtaatctgtcagtatttacattgtttccatgttctacGTTTatccaaattcagtgtgatgagagagaaatcatattcttaaggaagaaacataaagtataaaagataacaagatcagaaaataagatatctgtttttttcctaaattaaagggaatagtccttgaactttgttcaaactccggggctctttatctggatacagatggcactctcctttgcagacagcccaaaattgttcccgattgttgcactgatggaatgagcaagtccttcaaggttgaacatcacccccatgttgctgttagggtgtacagtgtttttctggttctgctcatctcattcagcatcagttcatgcaaatccctccaggcttccctgaattccca from Macrotis lagotis isolate mMagLag1 chromosome 2, bilby.v1.9.chrom.fasta, whole genome shotgun sequence includes these protein-coding regions:
- the LOC141511983 gene encoding uncharacterized protein LOC141511983, whose product is MAGVSGSGPAESAGGSSSNSAVRGLRVDGLPPLPKSLSGLLNSSSGGGASGGWRHLERLYTQKSRIQDELSRGGAGGCGGGGGGRTAALLPKPPNLDAALALLRKEMVRGGSGGKQGFRLSLSSLSSRLISSSLGKVCPAHLPSVRWQQPLWSKEGAVLGPTPAPLAPSFLASVVFTSTDSSFLSTSDLPDPPAAPGTRWRGGKSSPPPL